The Dunckerocampus dactyliophorus isolate RoL2022-P2 chromosome 16, RoL_Ddac_1.1, whole genome shotgun sequence nucleotide sequence tacatgaTGATCTACATATATACATTAGCCTACCTCAGAAAACTTCTTTTTATAAagggcacacatttttacaaactgtgacatttattgccagACAACTCTAATAAATAACAGATTACAACCCGTACTGTGACAACAtgtataaaaatagaaaatgtatcaaaaatacatatgaaatagaatGTATGAGCATCAACcaatgtataaaccttatcaagcattatttcagggtttttaaaaacctcCCAATTTTCGCCTCGCTCTCCCcctgtcgttgatgttctctcagattcttttgtaagaaagtccagaatggcattttgttgcatttgacttttccatagtGGGActgcagcttttgaatggtcctgtagtgctgtgtggtgtagcagagggctgacttgttggctcagcatctcctgcaggaatgacacgattgcatgcatgattgatgggctacaactatgaactcattgtaaatacaataataatcataatagtagTATActaatagtgtgctgaaaacaaatgtagagtaatggttaaaaaaatagatgggacaacgttagattccaaaaattgaataaagtttgataatgtggtgtgctCTCCACatacggccatcttgtttacatcttttatttagctcacttcctgaccaacGATACTGTATAagctgaatacaataaacatatctcactATGAGAATTGTCGGTGGACTAGGGAGGCtgtaattcacagcaaacaagACTTCACTACAATGTGCTGTGTTTCATATTTGATTAGGTAGCTAATATAAAACGCAAACATCACAGTACACCTAAATAATGTGGACTCCCGTCGCTAGCGagcaattttaaaatacaactaacAACAAACAGGCCATTGTGGTCGCTGTcaaatcatttatgaaatgcagtagattgcagtgaagttagatatcggTGTTAGTTCTAACTAGtgacaaccaacaattcaaaacatggcaaaTATTTACGTGGAGCAGCAAATGATTAAATATCTAATATAACAtgtgacgttactgtgaaaatcaataattatgcttaattacttacatttctATGCTTCTTTCGGTCTCTGCTCCATGTTGTATCCGAGCGGACTCTGCCTACTCTTTCATTTCAAGTCTGGTCCCCgaccacacttggtttctaGGGATGTACAGCCCTTAGCACTTACCTCTTATCACTGGGACACCAATTGATTCTCATGAACGCAcaaaacctacacacacacacacacaaccctaCACACAAGtgctgcacacatgcacatgtgcacCCTAACTTTAACTGTAGAGGAGCAATTGCATTCAGTgtgagagcagcagcagcattgaAGCACGCTTGTGGCAGCTAATTACAGACATAATGAGACCTTTTCATTGGCTGTTTGTTGACATCCAATGATATGGTGATGACTGCTGTGTCTCCTGTGTGTCTGCATGAAGGTTGTACAAGCTGCACGACAAGAAGTGTGAGCCCATCACCATGACCGTGCCCAGAAAAGTAAGTTCCACCCTGACCTTTGTCGTCTTAAGAAGTCCCCTTAAAACATAGCTCTCCATTAATCATCCTCGCTCTCGCAGTCGGATCTTTTCCAGGACGACCTGTACCCGGACACGGCTGGGCCTGAGCCCGCCATGGAGCCCGAAGAGTGGCTGGAGGGCCGCGATGAAGACCCCATTCTGATGTCCATGAAGGAGGGCTATGTGCCACCAAAGAGCCGAGAGCTCAAAGTGGCCAGGAAGAACGTGCTAGATTCCAGACCCGCCCCCCGACGCAGCATGTCCACGTGTGACGCCGCCAGCCTGCCGGTCAGTCAGTCCTCTGTCTCATACAATGACAATTGGTGCTGGGGCCTCACAGTTGCCATATCAACACATGATGTCACAGTagaagctgttttcctccacaATGTCGCCTTGATTCTGCATTTCACACATTCTCTTTCTGCTCTGTCAGCACCTTGACTTCTTCTCTTACGATCCTTCTGTCTCTGTCCTGTCTCCTTGGTCTCCTTGTGTCCTCTTTGCTGTGCAGCCTCAGCTCCTTGAGAGACTGGTGGAGGAGATCCACAACCTGAAGGCCACAGTTTTGTCTCAGGAGAAGAGAATCTGTGACTTGGAGGACAAACTTTCACAGTACACTAACGGCACAGCCTGAGCGCCCCCTCCCCTCCAGAACCGCTCCTTGAGGACTGTTCTGAAGTGCTAAGCAAAGCTGCAGTGGCGCCGCGGTCCAGTGCTGCAACATCCCTGTGCTGGAACATAATCGACAttgcagtgtgaacataacGGACCTGAAACtctttttggtgtttttatttgaagGAGTGACAAGGGCTGAAGGTTTGAGGGACGCACTGAGCCGACTAAGTCAACAAAAAGGACCTCCTGCCTGGAATGTCAAACGAGTCGTTAAAGTAAGTAAGAagccttttgtttttgctgcgtCGGCTCGTCTCACAACATGACGACAAGGTGTAAATAGACACAAGTACAAAGAAGAGAAACCGTGTTCAACTTGTAGCAAAATGGGACAAATGTTGTAAAGGATTAGACACATGATGACtaaaataaaagtgttttttttattaaatcttTCATTCATGGAGAACATTTCTGTCAGCGTGTTCTTTAGAGAGTTTGGTTTCAGCGATCAGCAGCTGCGATTAAAAGAAAAATCTAAATCAAACACTGTGGAAGGtctgttagcgtcattaatcattccagaaggtctaaCATACTCTAGAAAAATCCatttttcacattaaaaaattgatgtaaatccaatttgcacccaaaaatgtgaacacaaaaggcttttgtagttttacaatgatggttttacatgtagaaaacaatacaaaatgcatataaatgaggaatgaaagggataaatgaacatttaacatcacttctaCCTTGACTGAAGACAGCCATGACGAGCAGCGAGCGACCACCTTTGCGTTTTGCTATGATTTGACTTGTTGAACGTGTTTCTCACGTTGCTGgcacttacaactttctttggctccattttgggttattttgcagccgtgattaaTAAGTAAAGCAGAGACTTGGTGGTGTACCTGTGATAGTTAGCAGAAAGCTACAGtcagctgctgatgacatcagagACGGGCGACAGACACGGTGGACAATATGACTTTCAGTTcagtttccatgctaacaggctgctaacaTAAAAATACGTGACGAGAACAGTCGGGCTCTGGCAGTGTgttaatatcacaagaaaacGCATGCAGAAATTCTTTACATGTACAGAAAAATATGCTAACCAGGGCGTACACTAACAGAGGTCCACTGTACTTAAACACGCTGCAAATGATGGGGCAGTTTTGTCATGGAATTTTCAAGATGATTTCAAGCTGCAGCACCGTTGTTGGCCTCTAGGGGCACCGTTGTTGGTCTCTAGGGGCACATGAACCCCAGAGATGCGTTGCCATAGCGACGGTTCCTTGAGCTCACTATAGGCTCTGTAGGAGGCCGAGCGCCAGGTTGAGCAAACACATGAGGTGCACCTTATTGAACAAAGAGGCCACACCCGCCGTGGTCTGGAAGGCATTGACGGTGCACGTGTCCGTGTTGCCCACGCGGTCCACCACCAGCAGCGCCAAGTCGGGCGCATTGCAGGTTGCGTTGTAGGTCACCAGCATGATGTTCTCATTGCTGTCCGACGGGCCTACTTCCAGTGTTCCGTTGCCTTGTGTGAGCGTGACCCGATCCACCCCCGTCCCGTCCGCGCCGTCGCTCACCCGCAGCGACACCTCCCATGTGATTTTGCTGCAGTTGTGAATGCAATTGACGATGGAGAGGACTTGACACACGGGAGGCCTAAAGTCCATCACCTGCAAGGAGACGGGAAGTGGTGAGAGGACATTTGCGATGAATGAAATACTGCGACACCTACTGTGTTGAAGACGGTGATCCGCAGGACAATGTAGTTGGTGTCCTGACCTCCGGGACCCTCTAGCTCAATGGTGAGGGTGATGGTGGTACCCGATGGCGTGTTGAGCGGGGCAGAGACTATGACGGTGCCATTGGTAATTTCTCCTTGTTGCAGCAGTATACTGCTGGGAGCGCTGGCAGTAAAGCGCTGGTCGTTGGTGGTGAGCCTGATGGAGAAATTACCTCCGGTTCCCTCGGTGGTGGCGAAAAAAGGCACGGAGAGGTCGGTCCCCGGCACCAGGTTTCTCTCTACCGTGGCCTAAACACACATCAGCCATGGCGCTCAGTAACCTCATGTCATGGCATGTAAGACAGCGACATTGGACTCTCACGTTGATGGTCACATTGGACGCTCGAAAGTTGGTTGGCGACTGCCTTTGGAAAACGAATGGTCTCTCTGGCAGAGTGTTGACATCGCTTCCATCCACACGCACAACAAATGGCACGGATGGAAACTCGTTGACATGAACGAGGAACTGGCCGCTCCCCTGTGGCACCACAGTGCCTTCAACCTCTCCCGTACCCACCGCCTCCACAAGCGTGACCCTAGTGACGGTGGCGGTTTCGCTACCTGTTAGCGTCACCAGCAGGCTACCATTGGTACCTTCAAACAAAGGAACCGTTTACTTGGTACTGTACGTTGGACTTAAAGATAGAGATTTATATCCGAGAGAAATTCACAAAGGGATCATTtggattttttcacatgaagttgtatgacatccccatcagcagtgtagtgcaccaACAGTGACCTTCTCCCCACTTCGTCTCATGacccgagttctggtcggttttaGGTGTGCGCCTGCATGTGTTTCACATGCACGGATGACGACTGCTGCGGCGCGAGAGAGTTGAAGTGAGAGCTAGAGTGGTAttgtcacaaaagaaaacatCTAAAAACTGGTGCAGACTTGTAATTATCTGGGCTGcaacaacaaaatgtgtttgcatCGCCCCATAACATGGGGAGGAAACCTATGGCGAGGCACacgtggctcttttgatgacggcatctggctctcagacatttcttaacacgataaaatgtatttcatttttgttttttgcggacattttaaagtaaaacatgacagaaatcaaggccgcacggtggtctagcggttagcatgttggccacacagtcacagtctggagatcgggaagacctgggttccaatctcccttgggcatctctgtgtggagtttgcatgttctccccgtgcgtgcgtgggttttctccgggtactccggcttcctcccacattccaaaaacatgcatgttaggttaattggagactctaaattgcccataggtatgaatgtgagtgtgaatggttgtttgtctatatgtgtcctttgattggctggcgaccagtccagggtgtgccccgcctgtcgcccgaagccagctgggataatGTAGATAATGgagaagcggcgtagaaaatggatggatgggatgacagaaatcagtgttaaaaaataacctTCACAGTATAAAACTTAAAACagattttaatccatccattttctgccaatgccagctgtccttccgatattttccagGTTAGACACCAAAACTTAATTACCAGATAATGCAGTAGCCTACCTGGGTCATTGAGATGTCAataagtaaacttccctcctttaatgaAATAGTTAATTCTGCAGAGCTAACCTTTTTGATAAAGATGGCTAaaagaaataaagcaaataatatgtttttggaatgtgggagaaagtcGAGCGCAGTGATATGAGAGGAGAGAAAATAATGCAGAGTGACTGTGAGGTCTGACCTTTTAGTGGACgacagttttgtgatgcaaatgtactacTCTTGtgaaggcatattgttttgagaagcaaaacgctttactaaaatgaccccaccaactagctgGAACTACTTTTTTCAACACCAAAAACCGACCAGGACTCAGCTCATGAGACGAAGTGGGGGAGGAAAGTCacagttgatgcactacacagcTGATGGGGAGgtcatacaagttcatgtcaaaaaatctgaactgcCCCTTTAATGACATCGGCAAGAAGAGAAAGTTTTCCTACCGATTGTGGGACGGGTGTCAAGAACATCAGACGCATTCATTAGGGGCAAAAACTCCACAAAGTCAACCAGGAAGTCAATGGGACTCTGACCTTCaaaatataatcattgtaaGTACAATAAAGTTACAGTTActcttttaaaattttgattgtTTTCACTGAGGTCTCACCTGTCACCCTCAGCGATTCCAGATTTCCTGATGCTTCCACTGTCCATGTTCCCACTTGATCCTCCAGCTGAAAAATCTGCAAGTTTCCCACCGATGTGAATGTGAAAATCTGGTTCATGTCGTTGTGTAACATGCCTGTGACCAAAAAATTGGAACTTCATCACACGTCACCTTTCACCAACAAGTGGTCTTAGAAATACTCTAAGAAACTGAATTTGGTCCAGTCCAGCAAGCAAGCGGACTCGTGCTCACTAGTAGATAACGGTAGCGTGTTAAAGGTACTGTGTTTCACCTTCAGGGCTTCTGATCGTGGTGCTAACACGATCTCCTGTGATGTAAAGTCTGATGTTCGTTGTGGTTTCGTCAGCCACAAACGTGAAACTGCGCGGCTGTCCTGCGCTCCTGGAAGCCTGCAGGAGCGTCACCTAAGAGAGCCAATTACACGCGTGTAATTAATAGCTTAGCAACAAGCTGTGAGTCGACAGTTCCAGTTGGCGTTACCACAGAGGAGTTGGCAATCTGCCTGATGATGTCGGTGGCGGCTAAGAGCTCGTCCCTCTCCACTTCCACAGCCACACCCCCCGCGGCCTGGGCCAGGTCTCGGTACACCTGAGCGTCCGACGCAGCGATCCTGTTGTGCAGCTGTCGGTTGATCCTGCCCTGCCTGTTCACCGTTGTGGTTCCTGTGATCAGGAAGTTGACCTGGAATGGACAAATGTCTCTTTTAGTCCTTTCTCAGAAGCTCCAAGCAGCACAAACATGCAACGCTCACCACACTTTGAGTGCGCTCGATGAGAGCGATGACTGTGTTCTTCAGCTCCACGTCTTTGGCCGGTGCATCCGTGAAGAGGAAGATGTCCGAGCTCTGAGGAGCACCCATCAATGCCAGCTTCACACGGAAAAACAAGAGGGTGATtaagtttgaaaaaaagactACAGGTCCTGGCAACCCTCTCTTATGAGACGACAATACTTCTACTACCCGAAGGCCAGAGAGACTCATCTCTGGTTCATCTCCTCCACCGCTGGCTGACAGATCATCAATGTAGCCCTCAAAGACTTGTGGGTCAGCTGTCTTCATCAGCGGCCCAAACTCTGAACAAAATATGGAAACTGTCAGAGTAAAGAAACAAGGATCTTCTCCCAATCCGAGCTCCTACCGGGATCGTTGAAGGGGACTAGAATGAAGGACAGAGGTTGATCGTCAGTTCCCGCCACAGAGTTGATGAGAGAAGAAGTGGCATTCTGCACGGCTGCAATGTCGTCACTCATACTCTGCGTGGTGTCGATCACCAAGCCCAGAGCTTTCCCGGATCCCCGGGAGATTCCCAACGTTCTGATTGATGAGAAAGATACGAAGATGAAAGATGTGGCTGAAAAGGTGACTGAATGGTTTTAGGGTCTCGTACTGGAGGAATGGTGTGTCTCCCACCGCCTGACGAATGTTCTCCAGGATCTCGCTGGTCGCCTTCGCTGCCAGATTTGCAGCGTTCAGGTGGAGAAACCCGTGTTCCGAGTCAAGCGTGTCTTTGTTGATCCCACCGGTGGGCTCAATCCTGCTGGTCACGTCCAAAACTCCGCCATGGCTGCACTTTCCTTTGGAAAAACAGCTTTGACTTGAGAAGAACCACAGTCAACTTCAGGCTATGGAAGTCAAACTTTGGAGTTTTCAGATCCCTTCAGaccaaaataatccaaataactGCAAGGCAGGGACGGCGATGGGCTGCGTTCTTACAGATGTTACCATCGTGGTGTCCTGTAGGTTTGATGTGGCTGAAGGTGTCACTTACCACTGGGCTTGGTTAACCCTGGAATGACTGCGAAGTATCCCGAAGTCAGTATATCGCCCTGCGTGATGTCGTCAAGGATGTTGTTTCTGCAGTCATCTCCATCACAACTGCGACAGGTGGCCTGGCTTTGACCTGCCCAAATGGGAATGTCAGAGCAGATTAAACAACATTTTATCGATGCTTTGAATTTTCAACTTCCTTGCCCGTGACATTCACTCAGCCTTCATATCTCCTCATCAAGCCTACCAGCTATGTTGCCGATGCTGGTGTCAGATCTGATCAGGTTGGAATTTGGAAATTCATGACCGTTCTCAGCCCAGTTGCTGTGGCTGTAGAAGTCCTTGtgtacaaagaagaagaacatcTCATTTCTTGGAGgaattctttctttctttcagcaGTGCTGCTGGGAGAAGAACAAGAGGAGAACCTGTAAAGGATGAAGAATCGTGCCCAAGTTCTCCCTGGCCGCCTCAAAGTCCTCCTGCTGGATGTTGGCCTTCACTGTGGTTATGCCCGCCAGGATGATGTTCCGACCTCCGATGAACGACTCGTCATCAAAGTGGAAGCTGGCATTGAACGCTTGGCGGATGTCCACACGCACGTTGCGGAATATGATGGACGTGATAGACAGCTGGAAGGTCCTGATGGAGTTTTGAGCCCTGCAGGCCGTGGCCACACCCGTGACTGTGAATGGCTGGTTCTgtggacacacacgcacacacattaatGTCGTGTTCACCACGTTACGAGTAAAACTTCCCTGAGTGGGAACCTCACGGGGAATGCGAAGTCGTTGCCCTCGTTCTCGGCCAGAGCGCGGCACACCTGCACGGTGGCATTTAAAATGGCCGTCTCTGTGATATCCAGGTGATTCTGTGAGTCTCCTGGCAGAATTCCAAATCCCTGAGCTCCAGTTAGAATCAACAGGAACCCCAAAA carries:
- the LOC129168775 gene encoding von Willebrand factor A domain-containing protein 7-like, whose amino-acid sequence is MSPALDVLGFLLILTGAQGFGILPGDSQNHLDITETAILNATVQVCRALAENEGNDFAFPNQPFTVTGVATACRAQNSIRTFQLSITSIIFRNVRVDIRQAFNASFHFDDESFIGGRNIILAGITTVKANIQQEDFEAARENLGTILHPLQDFYSHSNWAENGHEFPNSNLIRSDTSIGNIAGQSQATCRSCDGDDCRNNILDDITQGDILTSGYFAVIPGLTKPSGKCSHGGVLDVTSRIEPTGGINKDTLDSEHGFLHLNAANLAAKATSEILENIRQAVGDTPFLQTLGISRGSGKALGLVIDTTQSMSDDIAAVQNATSSLINSVAGTDDQPLSFILVPFNDPEFGPLMKTADPQVFEGYIDDLSASGGGDEPEMSLSGLRLALMGAPQSSDIFLFTDAPAKDVELKNTVIALIERTQSVVNFLITGTTTVNRQGRINRQLHNRIAASDAQVYRDLAQAAGGVAVEVERDELLAATDIIRQIANSSVVTLLQASRSAGQPRSFTFVADETTTNIRLYITGDRVSTTIRSPEGMLHNDMNQIFTFTSVGNLQIFQLEDQVGTWTVEASGNLESLRVTGQSPIDFLVDFVEFLPLMNASDVLDTRPTIGTNGSLLVTLTGSETATVTRVTLVEAVGTGEVEGTVVPQGSGQFLVHVNEFPSVPFVVRVDGSDVNTLPERPFVFQRQSPTNFRASNVTINATVERNLVPGTDLSVPFFATTEGTGGNFSIRLTTNDQRFTASAPSSILLQQGEITNGTVIVSAPLNTPSGTTITLTIELEGPGGQDTNYIVLRITVFNTVMDFRPPVCQVLSIVNCIHNCSKITWEVSLRVSDGADGTGVDRVTLTQGNGTLEVGPSDSNENIMLVTYNATCNAPDLALLVVDRVGNTDTCTVNAFQTTAGVASLFNKVHLMCLLNLALGLLQSL